The window gaaatttgttttgtttttattgttgaCGAAAGTTGATTGATCGGTGGTGGGGTATAGGAATAGGAGCGGCATGGAAGGTGGCAGAGGTGGAGGAGGGATCTACTGTAGCCATATTCGGGCTTGGAGCTGTCGGACTTGCGGTATTTCAAATAAAACCTCATCTGCCTGTGGCCCTGGGAGATGACTTCAATGGCCACACACACCCAAGGATTATACATTATGCAAGCCTAATTGATTGCTACATCATATCAGGTCGCGGAGGGGGCAAGGCTCCGGGGAGCTTCAAAGATCATAGGTGTCGATTTGAATCCCGAAAAATTTGAGATAGGTGGgctgccttttaacccaatcaTCCCCTTCTACTTTCCTGGTTGAGGAAATTGACTGACTCTTGTACATGGCAGGAAAGAAATTTGGGGTCACCCATTTCATTAACCCTACTGCCTGTGGCGAAAAAGCAGTGAGCCAGGTCAATCCCTGCTTCTGAAATATAAAAGACAGTTGACAGAATTTGAACGGCTGATGACTATCCTACTCATGTTTTGTCTGATCAGGTGGTGAAAGAGATGACAGATGGGGGTGCTGACTATTGCTTCGAATGTATCGGACTGGCATCCTTGATGAAAGATGCTTTCGATTGTAGCCGAGAGgtcatttctctctcttttttatatATGCTTCATAAACACTAGAAGAACAGGATGCGTGCTTTTTTGTAAAGGTAGGATGGCTGGATGGGTCCCTAGAAAAAGGTTGTCCACTTGCAATCCCAAATGACCCAAGAAAAGAAATTGTGCCACAACAAAGAACAAAGCACATGGGGTCACGGACACAAATATGCAGGACAAAATCATTATGTTAAAGACACCGACAAATTGAAGATTAGCTCTAAGAGTCGCATGGTTTTATGAATGTAGGGGTGGGGCAAAACAGTGATACTGGGAGTAGAGATGCACGGGTCAGATTTGAATGTCAACTCTTATCAAATTCTCAGAGGCAGAAGTGTCATGGGCTCCCTGTTTGGAGGACTCAAACCAAAGTCTGACATTCCCATTCTCGCTAAAAAATACCTAGACAAGGTAAGTTTCCATGGGACAAAATTTGGGAACATGATGTAGGTAAGTGATAACCCAGCGTTAATTTGTATCCTGCAGGAACTTAGACTGGATGAATTCATCACACATGAGGTGAACTTCCAGGACATCAACAAAGCTTTTGAATTTCAGAGTCAAGGAAAGTGCATCCGATGCATCATATGGATGGATAAATGAAATTGGTCCATTCTATAATAAAAGAGAAAGGTTGGTAATGTTAAGTAGCATCACATGCATATTGAACACAAGTCTTACAACTTTAAGTTTTCAGAAAAATTGGTTATTTATCATAATATCATAACTTGATTTGATAAGAGGTCATAAGTTAAATTCACCTCACGGTTTGTATTTCACTATTTGTTTCTCCTCCTTTTTTTTACCATTCCTTGATTTTCCCATTTAATAAAATCGCTCAAATTTGAATATATGCAATTCATCCTCATGGACACAAGGAGTAATTTAGTTTGtcatacaaatttaatttaagaatgATGTTTTAGTTGTTGAATGGATGAGTATtaactttatttaatttgaatttaattttgaatgatgTCAAGCTTTAacccaaattaataaattgactTGGTATTTATTATTGATTCATTGCTTTAATaacttatgtttttaaattaaaatgatattttaaaattcgaTTAGAGGCTTGGATGAGTTTGTGTACATCAAAGTCCAAAAACCCAAGACCCAAACCCTTGAGTTAACCCACCATCTAAAAAATTTACATTCTTATGTGGAACTCACAACTCACAAGAGCCACAACCCCACTGTCTGGTCAACCCATTGAAATTTGACTTCTTTTGTGGAACCAAAGATTCCAAACCCATAGCCGTGGGGCCCACATTCTAGCTAACTATCTCAAAAACTCAACCAAAATTtgcaataataattattattattattactttataaaGGATTCAAACTGGTGGACATGATCGCCGAACCCACTTCCACCTTTCTTCAGTTgattctgttttttttcttttttcttttttctttttctaaaatgatttttcaatttcgTATTATCATTGGcatacttatttattattatttattactattattttatatgttttaatatgttaatcaaataataataataataataataataataataataacaataatagtagtaataataaggaaaaaaacttTGATGTCAAACATTTGGTACCTATAATTTACctctaaacatttttttgagATTTCGTTTATCTAATTTTTACTTAGGTAAATGTCAAATTTGTCATTCAAACTTATTCAACATAATCTTGAGATAGAGCTTACATCAAAATTCtagaatttaataaaaattaagtcatATCAAAGTGTTCAATTTGATATTCAGATTGACATAACCTCAATGCAAATGAAGGATGTCGAGATTTGAAACTTTacataaattgaaataaatttgactTAAAACTCTTATTTTAGTTCATGTATATCTAAGTGCATCAgagaattttatatataattaaagtggTACAAATTAATGTCATCGTATAAATATTGGTGTTATAACTTCAATATCACGTAAAACAATACTCAAAATTCTTAactcttttcattattttatatatgattctcttgaaatcctttaaaaaaatatcacgATTATACGAAGATGCAAGTGACGAATATAAAGAAGG is drawn from Vitis riparia cultivar Riparia Gloire de Montpellier isolate 1030 chromosome 18, EGFV_Vit.rip_1.0, whole genome shotgun sequence and contains these coding sequences:
- the LOC117906124 gene encoding alcohol dehydrogenase-like 1; amino-acid sequence: MEKKNSSETAGKAITCKAAICREPGEALVIEEIEVAPPEAWEIRIKILCTSLCHTDVTFWKMNDGPERSFPKILGHEAVGVVESVGEHVEEVKEGDLVVPVFLPSCKECRDCTSTKSNLCTKFGSKFYQGMPRDGSSRFRNMKGEVVHHFLFVSSFVEYTVVDIAHVVRLNHEIPSDKACLLSCGVSTGIGAAWKVAEVEEGSTVAIFGLGAVGLAVAEGARLRGASKIIGVDLNPEKFEIGKKFGVTHFINPTACGEKAVSQVVKEMTDGGADYCFECIGLASLMKDAFDCSREGWGKTVILGVEMHGSDLNVNSYQILRGRSVMGSLFGGLKPKSDIPILAKKYLDKELRLDEFITHEVNFQDINKAFEFQSQGKCIRCIIWMDK